The genome window CCGTGTGAGCATGAATTTAAACACTAATATTTTTATCCTCCCCCTGTGGCATCTATTCGAATAAAGATGCCATCATATTGTACTGACTGCGGTGGTGAACTTATCTGGGACCGGAAGCAGAGGATGCACAGTTGCAAGAGCTGCGGTACAATGTTCACAGAATCTGAGTTTTCTGAAGCTATGGATAAGCGCTTTGAGAGGCCTGAAGATGACGAAGACAAAAGACGCAAACGCCACAGTGATTATCTTGATTGGTGGACAAGCAGCAAAAAAAAGTAGGATTTACCGTAAATTAAAAATCTGATCAACCCTGTATATTCTCTTTGTTCTAGAAAATATGGAAAGTTACCTCGAACGCTTAATAATCTGGATGAGAACTAGTTAATATATTACAGGTGTACAATATTTGGTTTTCCCCGTAGAAAGTGAAGATAGAGCGCTCCGTAACATCCTTATGATCTGTCAGGATCACGCTAGACTTGTCGTTGAAATCTATCGCCGGGTCCTCGTGATGATAGATGGCCTAGTGAAACATAAGTATGGAGGCATAAAAGAGAGCGTTGATGGGGTTCAGAAGATACGATCTGAGGCAATAACTATTAAACTGGCCATCATAAAGGAGCTCCGCTCCTCAAGGACTCTCTTGTTTAACCGAGAGGATTTTTATCGCCTAGTTGTCAAACAGTCCGAGGTTATTGATCACGCAGAGTCAGTGGGGGTTCGCATTGGGGCAATAGGGGAG of Candidatus Bathyarchaeota archaeon contains these proteins:
- a CDS encoding DUF47 family protein is translated as MVFPVESEDRALRNILMICQDHARLVVEIYRRVLVMIDGLVKHKYGGIKESVDGVQKIRSEAITIKLAIIKELRSSRTLLFNREDFYRLVVKQSEVIDHAESVGVRIGAIGENNWKIPSQIGVNLLDLADAAFDALIKLRESLISLGFNSERSLILTSELDELERKVDVLYRILDLSIITSQEELPLIFTLRDVSMKLEEMIDAAVEEADLIRILAL